DNA from Drosophila suzukii chromosome 2R, CBGP_Dsuzu_IsoJpt1.0, whole genome shotgun sequence:
TCGTTTGGTAAGTGGGTGTCTCGGTCACGAACCCACCGTTGCCCTCTTCGACCTGGAGAAATCGAACAAGAAGCCCCTGATGGAGTTCCATGGTCACCAGCGGGGTGTGAGGGATGTATGCTTCTGCTTGGAGGACCGTTGCATCTTCACCTCCTCCTACGATCGAAATGTGAAGATGTGGGACTGCCGCAGTGGCGAGCGGACCAACTCCATAGTCCTCACTCACCACGCCAAGTCCATGGAGCTGCACCACGACAGGGAGATAGTTACCATAGCCTTTGACTGCAATGTGATCTTTGTGGATCCCAAGAGCTTCGAGATCCTGAAGCACCAAAAGTTCACCTACAAAGTAACTTCGGCCGCCCTGCATCCCAAAAAGGAGAGCTATGCGTGTGGAACCGTTGAGGGTATCGTCCACAAGTACGACTACGTAACGGACCTCTCTTTGGGATCCTACTTAGGCAAGGAGAGGTCCGCCGTTTGTTTTCTGAGGTTCAGTCCCGACGGCGAAATATGTGCGATGGCCCTGGCAAATGGAAATATCGTACTTTGGCGACAGAACATGTACAAGAAGTACGGCCTATGGACTACGGTTTCCACCTTGGAAGAAGACAACGAGGCAGCCGAAGACGCCGATGGGGAGGAGGAGGttgatggggatggggatggggatgagAACGAATCCATGAGTTGAATACCCCCTGCACAACTGTACCCCTGCTTCGATTCGAGTTCCCTTCTGGGTTAATTGTGTTTTTTGTTCGCTTGCATCGTTCCCCATAATCGAAGTCCGAAAAGGGTCACGTTTCTTTCTCTCTAATAAATTTGTCTTGTGATTGAAAACCCCCAAAATGCCCGAGCGATCTACCTGCCTTTTATGGCTATCTGACTCTCATTTCCAACCTGTTTTGTGGATGATTTTCGAAAGGATTTCGGTTATTTTTCTACGTTGAACGATCGCCGACGCTGATTGCCTCGCTGCTTTATGGCGTTTCTCACCCGATGCAGTCATAAATgcgttttttattattatttgagtTTGGTCGGGGAGTCGGGGAGCAGAGTCCCCTAATGCATGGTATGTAGGTATCCACCAAAAGTGACTGAGGTTTTTCTCCTTTTCTGTTGGGGTAGCTCGGCGGCAGATAGCTTATACAAATACCGAGAGCCAGGAGATACATCTCTGACTGATCTGCTTTCCTGACCTAAGGTACCTTTGACAACTTCTTGACTCGATGCctctgtttgtttgtttatcttTCTTTGGGTTCGCTCtcctcgaatggtttttcataaatatttataatttcttGGCTGATAAAACGAGTTCCTCGCTTCGTGCTGAGCCAACGTATTTTCCAAAACACGTTTTCCACGCGTTTACCAGGAAAAGGAAACCTTTTCCCACAACCTCCTTGGTTGTTTGTCCACCTCGAGAGAGACTGTTCCAATAAAATGAGTTGTCATGCTGGCTTTATCCGTGGTCAGCACAAGTGCCTTTTCTTTGATTGATGATTTGAGTGGAAAGTAGCACAGTAGCCGCAGGATCAGCAAAGGATTAGCCTCAACGGTAGCCAGTCCAAATATTTGCATACTTGCCCGACTATTTGCATTCCACTTTGGTGGCAATCCATCAATAACTCCCGATCTGACCGCTATTTGTCCGAGCAAAAGATCCAAGATAGGTAAAGGTAATTTATAAATGTCCTGTGCagagattttttaatattaatgattGGTCATTTGCCAGGGTGAAATGCTTTGTAACACTTGGTGAAGATCGCCTGGCCTGTTTCTGTGTTTTGATAGGGATCACTAAGATTAAGGTTGAGATATATAAATGGTTTTCCTGCTCAAAGGAGAGTCTAATGGTCAGAAAAAGGTAGGCGATACTAATATAATTAATACCTAGATCTTTACTCAAACGATCAAACGAATTCCGAGCCGGTTTCttattattaaaaactaattattAGGAAACATCGTTAAAGATTTGTATGTATCTGGGACTTAcgtttgaaaaatattataaaacatttattcttaaaaaaTCATGACATTGGATTTTCTTAGTTTGA
Protein-coding regions in this window:
- the LOC108008778 gene encoding serine-threonine kinase receptor-associated protein, with amino-acid sequence MSHQIGVMCLGHTEAVVELSFSNDFGSGFYLASAGLDGVAMLRHGDTGHMITHLKKHKQSVWSVSLNEDAKILASGGGDCKVRIWDALLGKQLSKYTREETVSCLDLNPKGSRLVSGCLGHEPTVALFDLEKSNKKPLMEFHGHQRGVRDVCFCLEDRCIFTSSYDRNVKMWDCRSGERTNSIVLTHHAKSMELHHDREIVTIAFDCNVIFVDPKSFEILKHQKFTYKVTSAALHPKKESYACGTVEGIVHKYDYVTDLSLGSYLGKERSAVCFLRFSPDGEICAMALANGNIVLWRQNMYKKYGLWTTVSTLEEDNEAAEDADGEEEVDGDGDGDENESMS